A single Rhopalosiphum padi isolate XX-2018 chromosome 4, ASM2088224v1, whole genome shotgun sequence DNA region contains:
- the LOC132930596 gene encoding serine hydrolase-like protein isoform X1 yields MNPQEISIPVPWGHIAAKLWKSKDDGRGERVMCLHGYWDNCASFDHLIPMLDDDRTYLCFDWPNHGGSSGTQPGTRWTVENYALTIRRVADHMQWSSSPFACVGHSMGGQVATLFTAVYPECVARLVLLDSAGPVAVHSDEIAFSTRLAADEQLRVENRMASTGLRPPPVYTGQEALARVRKRFYGQLLDEGPARSMMVRHFRPGPVAGQFRLANDVRLSVPYSMMFSAEQHWDVVSNIRCPALLIRASESDAYFDDVYGIFVEMYSQNPNFRIVSVDGSHDVHMNNPRAVATLINAFLNDKPNSKL; encoded by the exons ATGAATCCTCAAGAAATTTCAATTCCAGTTCCTTGGGGACATATTGCTG CGAAACTGTGGAAATCCAAAGACGACGGCCGCGGCGAACGGGTCATGTGCCTGCACGGGTACTGGGACAATTGCGCGTCGTTCGACCATCTGATCCCGATGCTGGACGACGACCGCACGTACCTGTGCTTCGACTGGCCGAACCACGGTGGCTCGTCGGGCACGCAGCCGGGCACGCGGTGGACCGTGGAAAACTACGCGCTGACCATCAGGCGCGTGGCCGACCACATGCAGTGGTCGTCGTCGCCGTTCGCGTGCGTCGGCCACAGCATGGGCGGACAGGTGGCCACGCTGTTCACCGCCGTCTACCCGGAATGCGTGGCCAGGCTCGTGTTGCTGGACTCCGCCGGACCGGTGGCCGTACATTCCGATGAGATTGCGTTCAGCACGCGCCTGGCCGCCGACGAACAGCTGAGAGTCGAAAACAGGATGGCGTCGACCGGTCTTCGTCCGCCGCCGGTGTACACTGGCCAGGAAGCGTTGGCTCGCGTCAGAAAGCGATTTTACGGGCAGTTGCTGGACGAAGGGCCCGCCAGGTCGATGATGGTCCGGCACTTTCGGCCGGGCCCCGTCGCCGGCCAGTTCCGTCTGGCCAACGACGTGCGGCTCAGCGTGCCATACAGCATGATGTTTTCTGCCGAACAGCACTGGGACGTGGTGTCGAACATCAGGTGTCCCGCGCTGCTGATCAGGGCGTCGGAGAGCGACGCGTACTTCGACGACGTGTACGGCATCTTTGTGGAAATGTACAGTCAAAATCCAAATTTCCGTATCGTATCGGTGGACGGCAGTCACGACGTGCACATGAACAATCCGCGTGCGGTGGCCACGTTGATTAACGCGTTTTTAAACGACAAACccaatagtaaattataa
- the LOC132930596 gene encoding serine hydrolase-like protein isoform X2 — protein sequence MNPQEISIPVPWGHIAAKSYGDDTRPAVLCVHGIQDNCDTFVTLLPSLPDDYYYVCIDLPGHGRSDHFPAHVPLEFTNYLAAIKWVMDHFGWPELAYLGHSFGGQLGSWLTGVYPERVRCLIVLDTMGPRSVDMGDTLATIRGRIDDAQSLHRRQCGRRPPAYTFAEAVAKMIAGRPSKLTDESARILAGRALARADGDGDKYTFASDQRLKLAFYPVMTFDQQKQILCGVTCPVVFVLADENCSRYSTYLKDAFEFNSKRPNVTIRVVSGDHDVHLNHPDRVFRHVTDFLQEHYKS from the exons ATGAATCCTCAAGAAATTTCAATTCCAGTTCCTTGGGGACATATTGCTG CAAAATCGTACGGCGACGACACCCGTCCCGCCGTGCTTTGCGTGCACGGGATCCAAGACAACTGCGACACGTTCGTCACGTTACTGCCGTCGTTGCCGGATGACTACTATTACGTGTGCATCGACCTGCCCGGCCACGGCCGTTCCGACCATTTTCCCGCGCACGTGCCGCTCGAGTTCACCAACTATTTGGCCGCCATCAAGTGGGTGATGGATCACTTCGGCTGGCCCGAGCTGGCGTACCTGGGGCACAGTTTCGGCGGACAGCTGGGCTCGTGGTTGACGGGCGTCTACCCGGAACGCGTCCGGTGCCTGATCGTGCTGGACACCATGGGGCCCCGGTCCGTGGACATGGGCGACACGCTGGCCACGATCCGCGGCCGGATCGACGACGCGCAGTCGTTGCACCGCCGACAGTGCGGCCGCCGGCCGCCGGCGTACACGTTCGCCGAGGCGGTCGCCAAAATGATTGCCGGCCGGCCGTCCAAGCTGACGGACGAATCCGCGCGCATACTGGCCGGCCGAGCGTTGGCCCGCGCGGACGGCGACGGCGACAAGTACACGTTCGCCAGCGACCAGCGACTGAAACTGGCGTTCTACCCGGTGATGACGTTCGACCAACAGAAGCAGATCCTGTGCGGCGTCACGTGTCCGGTCGTGTTCGTGTTGGCCGACGAGAACTGCAGCCGGTACTCCACGTACCTGAAGGACGCCTTCGAGTTCAACAGCAAACGGCCGAACGTCACCATCCGCGTGGTCAGCGGCGACCATGACGTGCACTTAAACCATCCGGACAGGGTGTTCAGACACGTGACCGATTTTCTGCAAGAGCATTATAAAAGCTGA
- the LOC132930596 gene encoding serine hydrolase-like protein isoform X3, with the protein MNPQEISIPVPWGHIAAKTWGHNSDARVLCLHGIQDNCGTFDKLIPLLLPGFYYVCMDTPGHGRSSHYPPGFRITMECYAVAVKRVVDHLQWDRFKCIGHSIGGMIASLFTSLYPEHVASLVMIDSAGPVPLFPQDTVKWMRTVCDHLLVIERKAASGSPPLYTREQAIDLLMTKRPSKLTRSSAEVLIERSLIERPGGYVFSMDQRLKMLYNQLFSPIQFAAVVDSIQCPVLQLRASDNPRQKNPDVKLSRKMYKSNPNVRVVKVNGNHDVHLNHPERIADLINKFLLFERSKI; encoded by the exons ATGAATCCTCAAGAAATTTCAATTCCAGTTCCTTGGGGACATATTGCTG CCAAAACTTGGGGCCACAATTCCGACGCGCGAGTTCTCTGTCTACACGGGATACAGGATAACTGCGGTACGTTTGACAAGCTCATACCGTTGCTCCTGCCAGGTTTTTATTACGTATGCATGGATACGCCAGGACACGGACGATCATCGCACTATCCTCCCGGTTTCCGGATAACGATGGAGTGTTATGCGGTAGCCGTCAAACGGGTCGTCGACCACTTGCAATGGGATCGGTTCAAGTGTATCGGGCACAGCATAGGTGGCATGATCGCCAGCTTGTTCACGTCCTTGTACCCGGAACACGTGGCCAGCCTGGTGATGATCGACAGCGCGGGCCCTGTGCCCTTGTTCCCGCAGGACACGGTGAAATGGATGAGAACGGTGTGCGACCATCTGCTGGTGATCGAGCGCAAGGCGGCAAGCGGATCGCCGCCGTTGTACACCCGTGAACAAGCAATCGACCTACTGATGACGAAACGGCCGTCTAAGTTGACCAGGAGTTCGGCAGAAGTGCTCATCGAACGGTCCCTGATAGAACGCCCTGGTGGTTATGTGTTCAGCATGGACCAGAGACTCAAAATGCTATACAACCAACTGTTCTCGCCGATTCAGTTTGCGGCTGTGGTGGACAGCATTCAGTGTCCCGTTTTGCAATTGCGCGCCTCAGACAACCCGCGGCAAAAGAATCCGGACGTTAAGTTGTCGAGGAAAATGTACAAGTCCAACCCGAACGTCCGCGTGGTCAAAGTAAACGGGAATCACGACGTGCACTTAAACCATCCAGAGAGGATAGCGGATTTGATCAATAAATTTCTACTGTTCGAACGCAGCAAAATTTAA
- the LOC132930595 gene encoding protein arginine N-methyltransferase 9-like isoform X1, with amino-acid sequence MEYTNNNIIRRLLRLADLAMDRLENGPAFAHLSVLIDIAPDLKDSIKHKFITCLCYYGKELEDNERYSDIFNCYENALKLFPNNEILLNNLGSHLIRLGYNEEGQHFVMKALDINKFYLPAITNIQIVNSRFIERWHYRMLNDSKRNLAYKKAIGNRISQGHKTILDIGCGSLILSLYAAEYPVDKIYACDYSKIMSKIASEVLTRNNIHNLIKIFNMNSNDLCIPDNIDERVSLVITETMDAGLFGEHILTTLKHAWDKLLLPPKSKVNPELPHGCVIPHHATVYAVPIQCSYVRKRNLFYGKEQLYFKQLNLCSTTNEPYDCEKLNQLPGDCVFLATPQVVMGINFNDPNQINKLLNTQKVNMKSMKYSITRSGNVDAIISWFVVDLTEDISINTIDKENENCCWEQALFVSKSNRTVEQGDELCVLYKWEDDHYVLKLDDEISNSKFIPLEKEIISFLNDTNQVEGYIKAANQWYINNKPLKSVRILDTCPFPIFGIEILSLASSSNSYIDVEIYYIDENLTEVLDSFKNSNIFCFDKKKMKKFDVIIANYINFYGEFNTNVIENQIFTEKMLKPHGIILPEKISIKCQLVSSKWLPYVSKVIENNDSCNPHIRDLINTYSVNHHLDVFKHLVTDICLSDCKTCLTLLPKQLSQEISLLINIPIIANGKLNAILYYFEILIYNNCNVSTANENSYVNQCAFLVENATNVYLGNEVKINTMINNGHLLLSVDRI; translated from the exons atggaatatacaaataacaatataattagaaGACTACTTCGATTGGCCGATTTAGCAATGGATCGGTTAGAAAATGGACCAGCATTTGCTCATTTGTCAGTTTTAATAGACATTGCACCAGATCTCAAAGatagtattaaacataaattcattACATGTCTGt gtTATTATGGAAAAGAGCTCGAAGATAATGAACGTTattctgatatttttaattgttatgaaaatgCTTTAAAACTATTtccaaataatgaaatattactcAATAATTTAGGATCTcatttaattag ATTAGGTTACAATGAAGAAGGTCAACATTTTGTTATGAAAGCacttgatattaataaattttatttaccagcaataactaatattcaaattgtaaatAGCCGTTTTATTGAACGTTGGCATTATAGAATGTTAAATGACTCAAAACGTAATTTAGCTTATAAAAAAGCTATTGGCAATAGAATAAGTCAGggtcataaaacaatattagatATTGGATGTGGATCTCTTATTTTGag CTTATATGCAGCAGAGTATCCAGTTGACAAAATCTATGCTTGTGATTATTCTAAGATTATGTCAAAAATTGCATCTGAAGTTTTAACAcgaaacaatatacataatttaatcaaaatatttaatatgaattcaAATGATTTATGTATTCCAGATAATATTGATGAacg AGTTTCCTTAGTTATTACTGAAACTATGGATGCTGGTTTATTTGGTGAACATATTCTTACTACTCTTAAGCATGCTTGGGATAAATTACTTTTACCTCCAAAATCAAAAGTTAACCCTGAACTACCACATGGGTGTGTTATTCCACATCACGCAACAGTATATGCAGTTCCTATTCAATGTTCTTATGTTCGTAAGAGAAACCTATTTTATGGAAAAGAACAGTTATATTTTAAGCAACTTAATTTATGTTCTACTACCAATGAACCTTATGATTGTGAAAAATTAAACCAATTGCCTGGAGATTGTGTTTTCTTAGCTACACCACAAGTAGTCAtgggtattaattttaatgatccaaatcaaataaataaattattaaatactcaaAAGGTTAACATGAAAAGTATGAAGTACAGTATAACTCGGTCAGGAAATGTAGATGCTATTATTTCTTGGTTTGTTGTTGATTTGACGGAAGACATATCTATTAATACAATTGATAAAGAAAATGAAAACTGTTGTTGGGAACAAGCGCTATTTGTTTCCAAAAGTAATAGAACAGTTGAACAGGGAGATGAActctgtgtattatataaatgggAAGACGATCATTATGTTCTGAAATTAGATGATGAAATTAGCAACTCAAAATTTATTCCAttagaaaaagaaataatttcatttttaaatgatactaATCAAGTTGAAGGTTATATAAAAGCTGCTAATCAATG gtacattaataataaacctCTTAAAAGTGTAAGAATTTTGGATACATGCCCATTTCCAATTTTTGGCATAGAAATTCTTTCATTAGCTTCTTCTTCTAATAGTTATATTGatgttgaaatttattatattgacgaAAATCTGACAGAAGTATTAGACAGTTTTAAAAactcaaatatattttgttttgataaaaaaaaaatgaaaaagtttgATGTCATTATtgctaattatattaatttttatggagAATTTAATACCaatgttattgaaaatcaaatatttacagA aaaaatgttaaaaccaCATGGAATTATTTTGCcagaaaaaatttcaataaaatgtcagTTGGTCAGTTCAAAATGGTTACCATATGTTAGTAAAGtgattgaaaataatgatagtTGTAATCCTCATATTCgagatttaataaatacatatagt gtTAATCATCATTTGGATGTATTCAAACATTTAGTAACAGATATATGTTTGTCAGATTGTAAGACATGTTTGACCTTATTACCAAAACAACTATCTCAGGAAAtatcattacttataaatataccaATCATAGCTAATGGAAAATTAAATGCGATCTTGTATTACtttgaaatacttatttataacaaCTGTAATGTTTCTACGGCAAATGAAAATTCATATGTAAACCAGTGCGCTTTTCTTGTTGAAAATGCAACAAATGTTTATTTAGGAAATGAggtgaaaataaatacaatgattaACAATGGTCATTTACTTTTATCTGTGGatagaatataa
- the LOC132930595 gene encoding protein arginine N-methyltransferase 9-like isoform X2, translating into MEYTNNNIIRRLLRLADLAMDRLENGPAFAHLSVLIDIAPDLKDSIKHKFITCLCYYGKELEDNERYSDIFNCYENALKLFPNNEILLNNLGSHLIRLGYNEEGQHFVMKALDINKFYLPAITNIQIVNSRFIERWHYRMLNDSKRNLAYKKAIGNRISQGHKTILDIGCGSLILSLYAAEYPVDKIYACDYSKIMSKIASEVLTRNNIHNLIKIFNMNSNDLCIPDNIDERVSLVITETMDAGLFGEHILTTLKHAWDKLLLPPKSKVNPELPHGCVIPHHATVYAVPIQCSYVRKRNLFYGKEQLYFKQLNLCSTTNEPYDCEKLNQLPGDCVFLATPQVNMKSMKYSITRSGNVDAIISWFVVDLTEDISINTIDKENENCCWEQALFVSKSNRTVEQGDELCVLYKWEDDHYVLKLDDEISNSKFIPLEKEIISFLNDTNQVEGYIKAANQWYINNKPLKSVRILDTCPFPIFGIEILSLASSSNSYIDVEIYYIDENLTEVLDSFKNSNIFCFDKKKMKKFDVIIANYINFYGEFNTNVIENQIFTEKMLKPHGIILPEKISIKCQLVSSKWLPYVSKVIENNDSCNPHIRDLINTYSVNHHLDVFKHLVTDICLSDCKTCLTLLPKQLSQEISLLINIPIIANGKLNAILYYFEILIYNNCNVSTANENSYVNQCAFLVENATNVYLGNEVKINTMINNGHLLLSVDRI; encoded by the exons atggaatatacaaataacaatataattagaaGACTACTTCGATTGGCCGATTTAGCAATGGATCGGTTAGAAAATGGACCAGCATTTGCTCATTTGTCAGTTTTAATAGACATTGCACCAGATCTCAAAGatagtattaaacataaattcattACATGTCTGt gtTATTATGGAAAAGAGCTCGAAGATAATGAACGTTattctgatatttttaattgttatgaaaatgCTTTAAAACTATTtccaaataatgaaatattactcAATAATTTAGGATCTcatttaattag ATTAGGTTACAATGAAGAAGGTCAACATTTTGTTATGAAAGCacttgatattaataaattttatttaccagcaataactaatattcaaattgtaaatAGCCGTTTTATTGAACGTTGGCATTATAGAATGTTAAATGACTCAAAACGTAATTTAGCTTATAAAAAAGCTATTGGCAATAGAATAAGTCAGggtcataaaacaatattagatATTGGATGTGGATCTCTTATTTTGag CTTATATGCAGCAGAGTATCCAGTTGACAAAATCTATGCTTGTGATTATTCTAAGATTATGTCAAAAATTGCATCTGAAGTTTTAACAcgaaacaatatacataatttaatcaaaatatttaatatgaattcaAATGATTTATGTATTCCAGATAATATTGATGAacg AGTTTCCTTAGTTATTACTGAAACTATGGATGCTGGTTTATTTGGTGAACATATTCTTACTACTCTTAAGCATGCTTGGGATAAATTACTTTTACCTCCAAAATCAAAAGTTAACCCTGAACTACCACATGGGTGTGTTATTCCACATCACGCAACAGTATATGCAGTTCCTATTCAATGTTCTTATGTTCGTAAGAGAAACCTATTTTATGGAAAAGAACAGTTATATTTTAAGCAACTTAATTTATGTTCTACTACCAATGAACCTTATGATTGTGAAAAATTAAACCAATTGCCTGGAGATTGTGTTTTCTTAGCTACACCACAA GTTAACATGAAAAGTATGAAGTACAGTATAACTCGGTCAGGAAATGTAGATGCTATTATTTCTTGGTTTGTTGTTGATTTGACGGAAGACATATCTATTAATACAATTGATAAAGAAAATGAAAACTGTTGTTGGGAACAAGCGCTATTTGTTTCCAAAAGTAATAGAACAGTTGAACAGGGAGATGAActctgtgtattatataaatgggAAGACGATCATTATGTTCTGAAATTAGATGATGAAATTAGCAACTCAAAATTTATTCCAttagaaaaagaaataatttcatttttaaatgatactaATCAAGTTGAAGGTTATATAAAAGCTGCTAATCAATG gtacattaataataaacctCTTAAAAGTGTAAGAATTTTGGATACATGCCCATTTCCAATTTTTGGCATAGAAATTCTTTCATTAGCTTCTTCTTCTAATAGTTATATTGatgttgaaatttattatattgacgaAAATCTGACAGAAGTATTAGACAGTTTTAAAAactcaaatatattttgttttgataaaaaaaaaatgaaaaagtttgATGTCATTATtgctaattatattaatttttatggagAATTTAATACCaatgttattgaaaatcaaatatttacagA aaaaatgttaaaaccaCATGGAATTATTTTGCcagaaaaaatttcaataaaatgtcagTTGGTCAGTTCAAAATGGTTACCATATGTTAGTAAAGtgattgaaaataatgatagtTGTAATCCTCATATTCgagatttaataaatacatatagt gtTAATCATCATTTGGATGTATTCAAACATTTAGTAACAGATATATGTTTGTCAGATTGTAAGACATGTTTGACCTTATTACCAAAACAACTATCTCAGGAAAtatcattacttataaatataccaATCATAGCTAATGGAAAATTAAATGCGATCTTGTATTACtttgaaatacttatttataacaaCTGTAATGTTTCTACGGCAAATGAAAATTCATATGTAAACCAGTGCGCTTTTCTTGTTGAAAATGCAACAAATGTTTATTTAGGAAATGAggtgaaaataaatacaatgattaACAATGGTCATTTACTTTTATCTGTGGatagaatataa
- the LOC132930595 gene encoding protein arginine N-methyltransferase 9-like isoform X3, giving the protein MKALDINKFYLPAITNIQIVNSRFIERWHYRMLNDSKRNLAYKKAIGNRISQGHKTILDIGCGSLILSLYAAEYPVDKIYACDYSKIMSKIASEVLTRNNIHNLIKIFNMNSNDLCIPDNIDERVSLVITETMDAGLFGEHILTTLKHAWDKLLLPPKSKVNPELPHGCVIPHHATVYAVPIQCSYVRKRNLFYGKEQLYFKQLNLCSTTNEPYDCEKLNQLPGDCVFLATPQVVMGINFNDPNQINKLLNTQKVNMKSMKYSITRSGNVDAIISWFVVDLTEDISINTIDKENENCCWEQALFVSKSNRTVEQGDELCVLYKWEDDHYVLKLDDEISNSKFIPLEKEIISFLNDTNQVEGYIKAANQWYINNKPLKSVRILDTCPFPIFGIEILSLASSSNSYIDVEIYYIDENLTEVLDSFKNSNIFCFDKKKMKKFDVIIANYINFYGEFNTNVIENQIFTEKMLKPHGIILPEKISIKCQLVSSKWLPYVSKVIENNDSCNPHIRDLINTYSVNHHLDVFKHLVTDICLSDCKTCLTLLPKQLSQEISLLINIPIIANGKLNAILYYFEILIYNNCNVSTANENSYVNQCAFLVENATNVYLGNEVKINTMINNGHLLLSVDRI; this is encoded by the exons ATGAAAGCacttgatattaataaattttatttaccagcaataactaatattcaaattgtaaatAGCCGTTTTATTGAACGTTGGCATTATAGAATGTTAAATGACTCAAAACGTAATTTAGCTTATAAAAAAGCTATTGGCAATAGAATAAGTCAGggtcataaaacaatattagatATTGGATGTGGATCTCTTATTTTGag CTTATATGCAGCAGAGTATCCAGTTGACAAAATCTATGCTTGTGATTATTCTAAGATTATGTCAAAAATTGCATCTGAAGTTTTAACAcgaaacaatatacataatttaatcaaaatatttaatatgaattcaAATGATTTATGTATTCCAGATAATATTGATGAacg AGTTTCCTTAGTTATTACTGAAACTATGGATGCTGGTTTATTTGGTGAACATATTCTTACTACTCTTAAGCATGCTTGGGATAAATTACTTTTACCTCCAAAATCAAAAGTTAACCCTGAACTACCACATGGGTGTGTTATTCCACATCACGCAACAGTATATGCAGTTCCTATTCAATGTTCTTATGTTCGTAAGAGAAACCTATTTTATGGAAAAGAACAGTTATATTTTAAGCAACTTAATTTATGTTCTACTACCAATGAACCTTATGATTGTGAAAAATTAAACCAATTGCCTGGAGATTGTGTTTTCTTAGCTACACCACAAGTAGTCAtgggtattaattttaatgatccaaatcaaataaataaattattaaatactcaaAAGGTTAACATGAAAAGTATGAAGTACAGTATAACTCGGTCAGGAAATGTAGATGCTATTATTTCTTGGTTTGTTGTTGATTTGACGGAAGACATATCTATTAATACAATTGATAAAGAAAATGAAAACTGTTGTTGGGAACAAGCGCTATTTGTTTCCAAAAGTAATAGAACAGTTGAACAGGGAGATGAActctgtgtattatataaatgggAAGACGATCATTATGTTCTGAAATTAGATGATGAAATTAGCAACTCAAAATTTATTCCAttagaaaaagaaataatttcatttttaaatgatactaATCAAGTTGAAGGTTATATAAAAGCTGCTAATCAATG gtacattaataataaacctCTTAAAAGTGTAAGAATTTTGGATACATGCCCATTTCCAATTTTTGGCATAGAAATTCTTTCATTAGCTTCTTCTTCTAATAGTTATATTGatgttgaaatttattatattgacgaAAATCTGACAGAAGTATTAGACAGTTTTAAAAactcaaatatattttgttttgataaaaaaaaaatgaaaaagtttgATGTCATTATtgctaattatattaatttttatggagAATTTAATACCaatgttattgaaaatcaaatatttacagA aaaaatgttaaaaccaCATGGAATTATTTTGCcagaaaaaatttcaataaaatgtcagTTGGTCAGTTCAAAATGGTTACCATATGTTAGTAAAGtgattgaaaataatgatagtTGTAATCCTCATATTCgagatttaataaatacatatagt gtTAATCATCATTTGGATGTATTCAAACATTTAGTAACAGATATATGTTTGTCAGATTGTAAGACATGTTTGACCTTATTACCAAAACAACTATCTCAGGAAAtatcattacttataaatataccaATCATAGCTAATGGAAAATTAAATGCGATCTTGTATTACtttgaaatacttatttataacaaCTGTAATGTTTCTACGGCAAATGAAAATTCATATGTAAACCAGTGCGCTTTTCTTGTTGAAAATGCAACAAATGTTTATTTAGGAAATGAggtgaaaataaatacaatgattaACAATGGTCATTTACTTTTATCTGTGGatagaatataa
- the LOC132929199 gene encoding ATP synthase subunit g, mitochondrial-like, whose protein sequence is MSGAVKKVSLISSIIATAKPNLQTFVKYAKVELTPPKLSDLPEIKNEISKMIQTARTGRWKNITVKDATLKSLIALEVYMWFYVGECIGKRHLIGYDIKL, encoded by the exons atgaGCGGGGCAGTCAAGAAAGTCAGTTTAATTAGCT CAATCATTGCCACAGCCAAGCCCAACTTACAAACTTTTGTGAAGTATGCTAAAGTGGAATTAACTCCACCCAAATTGTCTGACTTACCGGAGATAAAAAACGAAATTTCCAAAATGATACAAACAGCTCGAACTGGACGTTGGAAGAATATTACTGTCAAG gatGCTACCCTCAAATCACTCATTGCTCTTGAAGTATATATGTGGTTCTACGTCGGTGAATGTATAGGAAAGAGGCACTTAATTGGATATGACATcaagttataa
- the LOC132929198 gene encoding uncharacterized protein LOC132929198, producing the protein MANKNCTYKIENNNTLAKTELNDLHNDNIQKTQPKTCQELWRSGVLCSSINPLERIKCHESGCCLMSPIPTTDDFKFKQLFEPLFSRRTSFAIYKEVFKVDQRCTCVKFNGIEDECKHPECKHNLKCLSLPLATCSPAENWNKYYGQTL; encoded by the exons atggccAATAAGAATTGtacatataaaattgaaaacaataatactcTGGCAAAAACAGAATTAAATGATTTACATAATGA TAATATACAGAAAACACAACCCAAAACATGCCAAGAATTGTGGAGGAGTGGAGTATTGTGTTCGTCAATTAATCCATTAGAAAGGATCAAGTGTCATGAAAGTGGATGTTGCCTCATGTCACCAATACCTACTAcagatgattttaaatttaaacaattatttgagcCATTGTTTTCCAGGAGAACATCATTTGCAATTTATAAAGAAGTATTCAAAGTG gATCAAAGATGTACATGTGTTAAGTTCAATGGCATTGAAGATGAATGTAAACATCCAGAATgcaaacataatttaaagtgTTTAAGCCTACCATTAGCAACATGTTCACCAGCTGAAAATTGGAATAAATATTATGGACAaactttatga